The Nitrospira sp. genome window below encodes:
- the tsaD gene encoding tRNA (adenosine(37)-N6)-threonylcarbamoyltransferase complex transferase subunit TsaD: MQIDLPSNQLETPGCVRWRPGLVLGIESSCDDTAAAIIDNKGTVLSNVVSSQIGIHEKFGGIVPELAARAHLGLIDQVVEQALSQAHVSKCDLSAIAVTQGPGLAGALLVGTSYAKAFSYGLRIPIVGVNHLQGHIVSAWLADPTFPVSCIVLVVSGGHTHLYRHEVDGGCVLLGRTRDDAAGEAFDKGAQMLGLGYPGGPAIDRVARSGDPGAIVFPRFRGRKYSLDFSFSGLKTSLLYKLRDSVGAPSPDEIADLAASYQEAIVEVLVAKAFVALEQGNLDALAVVGGVSANSRLRMLLTERAARSCVRLAIPPIEYCTDNAAMIASAGRQLLMSGAQPSLGVEVDPMGAPRSIPMEPRGRERSDPKKETIHF, translated from the coding sequence ATGCAGATCGATCTTCCGTCCAATCAATTAGAAACTCCAGGCTGTGTGAGGTGGCGCCCCGGTCTGGTTCTTGGTATTGAGTCCTCATGCGATGATACGGCTGCTGCCATCATTGATAACAAGGGCACGGTGTTGTCGAATGTTGTGTCTTCTCAGATAGGCATCCATGAAAAATTCGGCGGCATCGTCCCCGAATTGGCGGCTCGAGCCCATCTCGGCCTGATCGATCAGGTTGTAGAACAGGCATTGTCGCAGGCTCACGTCTCTAAGTGCGACCTGAGCGCGATCGCTGTGACTCAAGGACCTGGTCTTGCTGGTGCGCTGTTGGTCGGTACGAGCTACGCCAAGGCCTTCAGCTATGGATTGAGAATTCCAATCGTTGGGGTGAATCATTTGCAGGGGCATATTGTCTCGGCGTGGCTTGCAGATCCGACGTTTCCGGTCTCGTGTATTGTTCTGGTTGTATCGGGAGGACATACGCACCTCTATCGTCATGAAGTGGACGGAGGCTGTGTTCTGCTCGGTCGCACTCGCGATGATGCTGCTGGTGAAGCCTTTGATAAAGGGGCCCAGATGCTCGGACTCGGCTATCCGGGGGGACCGGCTATTGATAGGGTTGCCCGTTCCGGGGACCCAGGTGCGATTGTCTTCCCTCGGTTCCGAGGTAGAAAATATAGCCTAGACTTCAGTTTCAGTGGCCTCAAGACTTCTTTGCTTTACAAGTTGCGTGACAGCGTGGGTGCTCCGTCTCCTGATGAGATCGCCGACTTGGCGGCTAGTTACCAGGAAGCGATTGTGGAAGTCTTGGTTGCCAAAGCGTTCGTCGCGCTCGAGCAGGGGAACTTGGATGCTCTTGCAGTCGTAGGCGGTGTCTCTGCGAACTCACGGCTGCGGATGCTTTTGACTGAGCGGGCAGCACGGTCTTGTGTTCGTCTAGCAATTCCACCGATCGAATATTGCACCGATAATGCTGCGATGATTGCATCAGCAGGACGTCAGCTGCTCATGAGCGGAGCACAACCATCGCTCGGCGTGGAGGTTGATCCGATGGGTGCCCCAAGATCGATTCCAATGGAACCTCGAGGACGTGAGCGTTCTGACCCCAAGAAGGAGACGATCCATTTCTAA
- the hflX gene encoding GTPase HflX, whose translation MSNIRGQITGLRASQVAAVERLYRRRVPIDKIVSSELAKAMAQLTLDIRRPLGVLLTRRGQVQEVIVGTELTLSSTTMMLFRASSRSLRGLRFVRTQLHDQPLSQEVLTDLAFLRLDLVGILSVREDGHIGNLYMAHLLPPGSPGQLFKVLNAIPFHSLTISFDVFIKDLESQLQVARAHHAVGDGKESAILVSASAKSRAEQEEYLVELAELATSADVTVIDRIAQRTPDGHQRYLLGRGKMKEVLIQTLHRGADMVIFDQTLSPAQLRAISEMTDIKVIDRTQLILDIFARRAHSREGKVQVELAQLRYVLPRLSGKGTQLSRLGGGIGTRGPGETKLETDRRRVRNRITHLERDLAQFERHQDQRRARRDRYGLPVVSLVGYTNAGKSTLLNVLTKSHVAAQDRLFETLDTTSRRLRFPEDREVIITDTVGFIRDLPQELVGAFRTTLDELREADLLLHVVDINARDIEIQLAAVEAILDELRLGSVSRWLVFNKCDQASAQQVDVLCRRFGAIGISALQPTTLRPLLARLETYVRSLSSSADGTCQVSEQDPALPLASRR comes from the coding sequence ATTTCTAACATCCGTGGGCAGATCACTGGGCTTCGAGCAAGTCAGGTGGCAGCTGTTGAGCGGTTGTACCGGCGTCGAGTCCCAATCGACAAGATTGTTTCATCGGAGCTGGCGAAGGCCATGGCTCAGCTTACCCTTGACATTCGTCGTCCTCTTGGAGTGTTGCTGACCAGGCGGGGCCAGGTTCAAGAAGTGATCGTGGGAACCGAGTTGACGCTGTCTTCTACTACGATGATGCTGTTCCGAGCGAGCTCTCGGTCGCTTCGAGGATTACGCTTTGTTCGCACTCAACTGCATGACCAGCCCCTAAGCCAAGAAGTCCTGACGGACCTCGCGTTTTTGAGGCTGGATTTGGTCGGCATCCTATCCGTTAGAGAAGACGGGCATATTGGAAACCTCTACATGGCTCATCTTCTGCCTCCTGGTTCCCCCGGGCAATTGTTCAAGGTCCTCAATGCAATTCCCTTCCATAGCCTCACGATCTCATTCGATGTGTTCATCAAGGATCTCGAGTCTCAGTTGCAGGTTGCCCGTGCCCATCATGCGGTGGGCGACGGCAAGGAATCGGCCATCCTCGTAAGCGCTTCAGCGAAGAGCCGGGCCGAGCAAGAAGAATATTTGGTGGAATTAGCGGAGCTTGCGACCTCAGCCGATGTGACGGTGATCGATCGTATCGCGCAACGCACGCCGGATGGGCATCAACGGTATCTTCTGGGGCGTGGCAAGATGAAGGAGGTGTTGATCCAGACGTTGCATCGAGGTGCGGATATGGTGATCTTTGATCAAACCTTGTCGCCCGCTCAACTTCGAGCGATCTCGGAAATGACCGATATCAAGGTTATCGACCGCACACAACTGATTCTCGACATCTTTGCCCGACGAGCCCATAGTCGTGAGGGGAAGGTACAAGTAGAACTGGCCCAGTTACGCTATGTACTTCCGCGATTGTCGGGGAAAGGTACTCAATTGTCGCGGCTAGGAGGAGGGATTGGAACTCGAGGCCCCGGCGAGACAAAATTGGAAACCGATCGCCGGAGGGTACGGAATCGCATCACGCATTTGGAGCGAGATCTGGCTCAATTTGAGCGGCATCAAGACCAACGACGCGCTCGTCGAGACCGATACGGGCTTCCCGTCGTGTCCCTCGTGGGCTATACGAATGCCGGCAAGTCTACCCTCCTCAATGTGTTGACCAAAAGCCATGTCGCCGCACAAGACCGATTATTTGAGACGCTCGATACGACGAGCCGACGTCTGCGGTTTCCCGAAGATCGAGAGGTCATCATTACGGATACGGTCGGATTTATTCGAGATCTCCCGCAAGAGTTGGTCGGCGCCTTCCGGACCACACTCGATGAATTGCGAGAGGCGGATCTCCTCCTTCATGTCGTCGATATAAATGCGAGAGATATCGAGATTCAGCTTGCAGCGGTCGAGGCTATCCTCGATGAGTTGAGGCTTGGTTCTGTGTCGAGATGGCTTGTGTTTAATAAATGTGATCAGGCATCGGCACAGCAGGTCGACGTGCTGTGCCGGCGGTTTGGAGCCATCGGAATTTCAGCACTTCAGCCGACCACACTGCGTCCTCTTCTAGCTCGACTGGAAACATACGTGAGATCGCTGTCATCCTCGGCTGACGGGACGTGTCAAGTGAGTGAACAGGACCCT